In a single window of the Myxococcales bacterium genome:
- the galK gene encoding galactokinase, translating to MSRTPELTALFHEKFNAAPAQAAFAPGRVNLIGEHTDYNDGFVLPLAIQFGVYLAGRVTSDGRVRAHSANFPDEPVDFPLGEEPRGKGWGQYLRAVLYELAAVGVRPAGLELVFIGDVPPEAGLSSSAAFSVVTSLLVSALVGRSWDDKVALAKLCQAAEHRTGVMCGLLDQMASAACQAGSAMLLDCRDLSRRMVALDRQKLAVIVGDTTVKRSLNDGRYNQRRAECEAAARAFGVRALRDVTPELLAAKTGSVEDVLVRRARHVMTEDDRVHGFAAALAAGDLATVGRLVDQGHASLRDDFEVSCPELDAICEAFRGAGAYGARMVGAGFGGSAIAVVAPEKAADVIAGAAAAYRQKTGRSGVFHVVAAGDGAAVFAI from the coding sequence ATGTCCCGGACGCCTGAACTGACCGCGCTGTTTCATGAAAAATTCAACGCCGCTCCCGCCCAGGCGGCCTTCGCTCCCGGCCGCGTCAACCTGATCGGCGAGCATACCGATTACAACGACGGTTTCGTGCTGCCGCTGGCCATTCAATTCGGCGTTTACCTGGCCGGGAGGGTGACGAGCGACGGCCGCGTCCGGGCGCACAGTGCGAACTTCCCGGACGAACCGGTTGACTTTCCGCTCGGCGAGGAACCGCGCGGCAAGGGCTGGGGACAGTACCTGCGGGCGGTGCTTTACGAACTGGCGGCGGTCGGGGTGCGCCCGGCCGGCTTGGAATTGGTGTTCATCGGCGACGTGCCGCCCGAGGCGGGCCTGTCGAGTTCGGCGGCCTTCAGCGTGGTCACTTCGCTGCTGGTTTCGGCGCTCGTCGGCCGCTCGTGGGACGACAAGGTCGCGCTGGCGAAGCTTTGCCAGGCGGCGGAACACCGGACCGGCGTGATGTGCGGTTTGCTCGACCAGATGGCCAGCGCCGCTTGCCAGGCCGGCAGCGCGATGTTGCTGGATTGCCGCGATCTGTCGCGCCGGATGGTGGCGCTGGATCGCCAAAAGCTGGCCGTGATCGTCGGCGACACCACCGTGAAACGCTCGCTCAACGACGGTCGCTACAACCAGCGGCGCGCCGAGTGCGAGGCGGCGGCCAGGGCGTTCGGCGTCCGGGCCTTGCGCGACGTCACCCCGGAATTGCTGGCCGCGAAAACCGGTTCGGTGGAAGACGTACTGGTCCGCCGCGCCCGCCACGTGATGACCGAGGACGATCGTGTCCATGGCTTCGCCGCCGCGCTGGCGGCCGGCGACCTGGCCACCGTCGGCCGACTGGTCGACCAGGGCCACGCCAGCCTGCGCGACGATTTCGAGGTGTCCTGCCCGGAACTCGACGCCATTTGCGAGGCTTTTCGCGGCGCCGGCGCTTACGGTGCGCGCATGGTCGGCGCCGGTTTCGGCGGCAGCGCGATCGCCGTGGTCGCGCCGGAGAAGGCGGCGGATGTCATTGCCGGTGCGGCCGCGGCCTATCGACAAAAAACCGGACGGTCGGGCGTGTTTCACGTCGTGGCGGCCGGTGATGGGGCGGCGGTATTCGCAATCTGA
- a CDS encoding GAF domain-containing protein, translated as MNDARILIISAQASLTAELVGALSSHGYLVTMAGSLAAGRKELSRGRYDLVLFDREITDGDQTAEVEILGQNPAMMGILILPAGTALAEIAEHLRDGWAEALIQPIAEKPLLAGLSHALKRAFNLREKIRSSTLTPLARLSETFLLNLDLDGLLNQIVRTAQNEANCDRVSLMLVDGQEMRIRAAVGLSSKVVEEFRGKIGVGIAGYTAASGEPVIINQGEPDERFIDHLRDDNIKSAISMPLKVKSKVIGVLNLSNFMGRDRFFESDVQFLSLLAAQAAVAIQNANLYNSLQTSYLHTIISLANALEARDASLSGHSNKVLEHSVRIAQKMGLSERETDDIRNAAILHDIGKIGIRDAILLKPGKLDDSEWRILRTHPEVGSHIIAPVRHLSRAVPLILHHHERWDGQGYPSGLAGPEIPLGSRIISVADTYDAMISKRPYRDALGHQSAVKELRRVAGSQLDPHVTAAFLAVLKEDNLDVPDA; from the coding sequence ATGAACGACGCACGCATCCTCATCATCAGCGCTCAAGCATCCCTGACCGCGGAACTGGTCGGAGCACTCTCCAGCCACGGGTATCTGGTCACCATGGCCGGCTCGCTCGCCGCCGGTCGGAAGGAATTGTCCCGTGGCCGTTACGACCTCGTGCTGTTCGACCGTGAAATCACCGACGGCGACCAGACCGCCGAAGTGGAGATTCTCGGCCAGAATCCGGCGATGATGGGCATCCTGATCTTGCCGGCCGGCACCGCGCTCGCGGAAATCGCCGAGCATTTGCGCGACGGCTGGGCGGAAGCGCTGATCCAGCCCATTGCCGAAAAACCGCTGCTGGCGGGCTTGTCGCACGCGCTCAAACGCGCGTTCAACCTGCGCGAAAAGATCCGTTCGTCGACGCTGACCCCGCTGGCCCGCCTGAGCGAGACGTTTCTGCTCAACCTCGACCTGGACGGCTTGCTGAACCAGATCGTCCGGACGGCGCAGAACGAAGCCAACTGCGACCGCGTCAGTCTCATGCTGGTGGACGGCCAGGAAATGCGGATTCGCGCCGCGGTCGGCCTCAGCTCGAAGGTGGTCGAGGAATTCCGCGGGAAGATCGGCGTCGGCATCGCGGGCTACACCGCGGCCAGCGGCGAACCGGTGATCATCAACCAGGGCGAGCCGGACGAGCGGTTCATCGATCACCTGCGCGACGACAATATCAAAAGCGCCATCAGCATGCCGCTCAAGGTCAAAAGCAAGGTCATCGGCGTGCTCAACCTTTCCAATTTCATGGGGCGCGACCGGTTTTTCGAATCCGACGTGCAATTCCTGTCGCTGCTGGCGGCCCAGGCGGCGGTGGCGATTCAGAACGCCAACCTCTACAACTCGCTGCAGACCAGTTACCTGCACACGATCATCTCGCTGGCCAACGCCCTGGAGGCGCGCGACGCCTCGCTCTCCGGCCATTCCAACAAGGTGCTGGAGCATTCGGTGCGCATCGCTCAGAAGATGGGCCTGAGCGAACGCGAGACCGACGACATCCGCAATGCCGCCATCCTGCACGACATCGGCAAGATCGGCATCCGCGACGCCATTCTGCTCAAGCCGGGCAAGCTCGACGACAGCGAATGGCGCATCTTGCGCACGCACCCGGAAGTGGGCAGCCACATCATCGCCCCGGTGCGGCATTTGTCGCGGGCCGTGCCGCTGATTCTGCACCACCACGAACGGTGGGACGGCCAGGGTTATCCCAGCGGGTTGGCCGGTCCGGAAATACCACTCGGTTCGCGCATCATCTCCGTGGCCGACACCTACGACGCCATGATTTCCAAGCGACCCTATCGCGACGCGCTGGGCCACCAGTCGGCGGTGAAGGAACTGCGCCGCGTCGCCGGCTCGCAACTCGATCCGCACGTGACCGCCGCGTTTTTGGCGGTTCTCAAGGAGGATAATCTGGATGTCCCGGACGCCTGA